The DNA window AAAAAGATAATAAAAAAGTTAGAAATACAATTTTATTTTTATTAGGTATATCACTGACTTTTGTAATTTTAGGTTTTGGATTTGGACTTTTATCAGATATATTATTTAATCCTTTAATTAGAATAATTGCTGGGATTATAATTATAATCCTAGGATTACAACAATTAGGAATGTTTGAATTAGGATTTTTAGAGAGAACTAAAACATTGCAAGTAAATAGAAAATATAA is part of the Streptobacillus ratti genome and encodes:
- a CDS encoding cytochrome c biogenesis protein CcdA codes for the protein KDNKKVRNTILFLLGISLTFVILGFGFGLLSDILFNPLIRIIAGIIIIILGLQQLGMFELGFLERTKTLQVNRKY